In Pseudomonas deceptionensis, a single window of DNA contains:
- a CDS encoding DUF3168 domain-containing protein, whose translation MYAPIFAVCAADLAVTDLLGVSPVRIYPFGEAPEGVTKPYVVWQTVGGNPENYLAQRPDIDGFSLQIDVYGLSVTQARDVAKAIRNAIELKANIARWGGDSHDPATKTYRYSFDVDWLVPR comes from the coding sequence ATGTACGCGCCGATATTCGCCGTGTGCGCCGCCGATCTGGCGGTAACGGACTTGCTGGGCGTTTCGCCCGTGCGGATCTACCCCTTTGGCGAAGCGCCCGAAGGTGTCACCAAGCCCTATGTAGTGTGGCAAACGGTAGGCGGCAACCCTGAAAATTATCTGGCTCAACGCCCGGACATCGACGGTTTCAGTCTGCAAATCGATGTTTATGGGCTCTCCGTGACACAGGCCCGTGACGTTGCCAAAGCCATCAGAAACGCTATTGAACTCAAGGCCAATATTGCGCGCTGGGGCGGCGACTCACATGACCCGGCCACCAAGACCTACCGCTACAGCTTCGATGTGGATTGGCTGGTACCGCGCTAA
- a CDS encoding phage tail tube protein, translating into MSVLTQGTQAYILVQALPGTGPLTVMEVECITTFDPAGSPADQIEDTCLSDKDRRYKKGLRTPGQASIGLNADPTNASHVRVHQLSESDDEDNIKWAIGWADGAAPPTLNEAGDDFEFPKTRTWCAFEGYVADFPFSFAANAVVASTVSIQRSGGLAWIRKTI; encoded by the coding sequence ATGTCCGTTCTCACACAGGGCACGCAGGCCTACATCCTCGTGCAGGCCTTGCCCGGTACCGGCCCGTTGACCGTCATGGAGGTGGAGTGCATCACCACCTTCGACCCGGCGGGCTCACCGGCAGACCAGATTGAAGACACCTGCCTCAGCGATAAAGATCGCCGTTACAAGAAGGGTTTGCGCACGCCCGGCCAGGCATCCATTGGCCTCAACGCTGACCCCACCAATGCAAGCCACGTCCGCGTGCATCAGCTTTCCGAATCGGATGACGAGGACAACATCAAGTGGGCCATTGGTTGGGCCGATGGGGCTGCGCCGCCGACCTTGAATGAGGCGGGTGATGACTTTGAATTTCCCAAAACGCGCACCTGGTGTGCCTTTGAGGGTTATGTGGCCGACTTCCCTTTTTCTTTCGCGGCAAACGCAGTGGTTGCCTCGACCGTTTCCATTCAGCGTTCCGGCGGTCTCGCCTGGATCCGCAAAACAATCTAA
- a CDS encoding phage tail assembly chaperone family protein, TAC, whose product MNLKQLKAKGGIVDGALVKKEVTWVHADPVTGKDVTDKFNVHIRRQSFGVIERLFAPDEAEQSRNAKYIAASVFLGEEGAETLSYEDAFSLESSLGFAILTAVNEANGTGKDQAKN is encoded by the coding sequence ATGAACCTCAAGCAACTCAAAGCCAAAGGCGGCATCGTCGACGGCGCGCTGGTTAAAAAAGAAGTCACCTGGGTGCATGCAGACCCGGTCACCGGCAAGGACGTGACTGATAAATTCAACGTGCATATCCGCCGCCAGTCGTTCGGTGTCATTGAGCGCCTGTTTGCCCCGGACGAAGCCGAGCAAAGCCGCAACGCGAAGTACATCGCGGCAAGCGTGTTTCTGGGTGAAGAGGGTGCTGAAACGCTTAGCTACGAAGACGCCTTTAGCCTGGAGTCGTCCCTGGGCTTTGCCATTCTCACCGCGGTCAATGAAGCCAATGGCACCGGGAAGGATCAGGCAAAAAACTAA
- a CDS encoding phage tail assembly protein T, translated as MLNRIGGSTIAEAKERLTHREVLDWIAYREKYGTLDQNRRLERHFALLTHLTSRVAGGKMDLSDFMVYSQAEGTISLEEAMATWQ; from the coding sequence GTGCTGAACCGCATCGGAGGCAGCACCATTGCCGAAGCCAAGGAGCGGCTGACCCACCGCGAAGTGCTGGACTGGATCGCTTATAGGGAAAAGTACGGCACTTTGGATCAGAACCGGCGCCTGGAGCGTCACTTCGCGCTGTTGACCCACCTGACCAGCAGAGTAGCAGGCGGGAAAATGGATCTGAGCGATTTCATGGTTTACAGCCAGGCAGAAGGGACGATCAGCCTGGAAGAGGCCATGGCGACGTGGCAGTAA
- a CDS encoding phage tail tape measure protein — translation MASRSLGTLTLDLIARIGGFEQSMDRASRSVSRTASVASASSREVLTLQNSFRSLASVAASIAGPLAAALSVKGVYDMTEAYGTLTNRLKLVTSSSAELVAAQSAVFNIAQASAQPLASTAELYQRIATNQEALKLSGEGVAGVVGTISKTLAVSGASAESANAALIQLGQAFASGVLRGEELNSVMEQAPALAQAIAAGMGKTVGELRSMGAAGELTAQAVVKALQSQVGAVDALFDKTATTIGNSFTKIGNSLTHFVGELDQATGASNQIANAFVSVSKAIDGSLPGAISGVKNNSDALAQALTTGLLVALARVAGGYAQQGASALYAAQANQTALTASARTAKQDLWAAQAKQIDAKAMVARAELEIAAAQGKLASDRVRQTSELANLQAVQATLLAERNLEQQRLLAQISAKGRTLSIARLAELRLAEVATIKQVEIAERSLAATTSATSAQIQAGYAMRTAATLAYGETTAVVNAAVIASDRAAAAASVTARAFAGLRAAGAGLLTLMGGPLGLAFIAGAVALSFVDWSSKSQKLMGDLSDLKTTVDQLRQSFAGLNEDQQRAKISEWKDKQLGATLAVQDAYDDLETSIKSSMVSLSNVRSPEHSKQLKAFEELSTRLKEARANGQSLTPILDELASNPGVRPQAARNWTDLAGKVSDAQQVLDQTTERLDVLSNSLTRNTTETQLNTQAKAGMTAGGQKYLATLQSQLAKLQDNGDAVKEATRYIEEHTDLSESDRVAILSTGYALKAQAAANKVATQATKENTSAVKANQKAFDSTEEDYQRQIELINTTTDKQKNATEVSKLAFEITSGKLVGINALQQKRLEGLAVELDSLKQLKQANEDAAKLAAFGATLKDTNQTIRQGYRIELSGAGSGDKLKERLQADLEIQQEHDKQVSDLFKQRNAGDISKELYKQETELLSEALAERMVIQQDYYNQLDAAQSNWMDGVGDAWNNYLDQSRDISGQTKDMFTDAFSGMNDALYNFVTTGKLSFSDMAATFASSALKMLIQWGTAQVAMAALNAFTSTAAIPIVGPFAAPAAAASALGAAGSFMGMIGSVAGMAHDGIDAVPETGTWLLQKGERVTTAQTSAKLDRTLEQVAQGGGAGGKGLTVNLIEDRSRAGQSERGTNSDGSEYLNLWAAQIRSGGNEASDSLEAAYGLKRQAG, via the coding sequence ATGGCCTCGCGCTCACTCGGCACGCTGACGCTCGATCTCATTGCGCGCATTGGCGGCTTTGAGCAGAGCATGGACCGCGCTTCCCGCTCGGTGTCCCGGACTGCGTCGGTGGCCAGCGCATCCTCACGAGAAGTACTCACGCTGCAAAACAGCTTCAGGTCGTTGGCCAGTGTCGCCGCCAGTATTGCGGGGCCGCTGGCTGCAGCCCTGAGCGTCAAGGGCGTGTATGACATGACAGAGGCCTATGGCACTCTGACAAACCGTTTAAAGCTTGTGACCAGCAGCTCAGCGGAGTTGGTAGCTGCTCAATCGGCGGTGTTCAACATCGCTCAGGCATCGGCTCAGCCTTTGGCCTCGACCGCAGAGCTTTATCAACGCATTGCCACCAACCAGGAAGCGCTAAAGCTCTCCGGTGAGGGTGTGGCGGGTGTCGTTGGCACCATCAGTAAAACCCTCGCAGTGTCCGGCGCGTCCGCTGAAAGTGCCAACGCTGCCTTGATTCAGTTGGGCCAAGCCTTTGCTTCGGGTGTGCTGCGTGGTGAGGAGCTGAACTCCGTTATGGAGCAGGCGCCTGCACTGGCCCAGGCCATTGCGGCGGGCATGGGCAAAACCGTTGGCGAATTGCGCTCAATGGGTGCGGCTGGCGAACTGACCGCCCAGGCAGTGGTTAAAGCCCTGCAAAGTCAGGTCGGAGCAGTCGATGCACTGTTCGACAAAACGGCGACCACTATCGGCAACAGCTTCACCAAGATTGGTAACTCACTGACCCACTTCGTGGGCGAGCTTGATCAAGCCACGGGAGCCAGCAACCAGATCGCTAACGCATTTGTCAGCGTATCCAAGGCTATTGATGGCAGTCTGCCGGGAGCAATTTCCGGAGTTAAAAACAACTCGGATGCATTGGCTCAGGCGCTTACTACAGGGCTACTTGTCGCTCTTGCCCGGGTAGCGGGTGGGTATGCACAGCAAGGCGCTTCAGCGCTGTATGCCGCCCAGGCAAATCAAACCGCACTCACGGCCAGCGCAAGAACTGCAAAGCAGGACCTGTGGGCCGCCCAGGCCAAACAGATCGATGCCAAGGCCATGGTGGCCCGGGCTGAACTTGAAATTGCAGCAGCACAAGGCAAGCTCGCCTCCGACCGGGTGCGACAGACTTCCGAACTGGCCAATCTACAAGCAGTGCAGGCAACGCTTCTTGCTGAGCGCAATTTGGAACAACAGCGGTTACTTGCACAAATTTCTGCAAAGGGCCGCACGCTCTCGATTGCGCGTTTGGCGGAATTGCGACTGGCTGAAGTTGCGACGATAAAACAGGTCGAAATCGCCGAGCGGTCCCTCGCGGCCACTACATCGGCAACATCCGCCCAGATTCAGGCGGGTTACGCCATGCGTACCGCCGCGACTCTGGCTTATGGCGAAACAACTGCGGTGGTGAACGCTGCAGTTATTGCGTCCGATCGGGCGGCGGCCGCAGCAAGCGTTACCGCTCGAGCCTTTGCGGGGCTGCGTGCGGCGGGTGCGGGCTTGCTCACGTTGATGGGTGGCCCATTGGGGCTGGCCTTTATTGCGGGCGCTGTAGCCCTTTCATTTGTTGACTGGAGCAGTAAATCCCAAAAACTGATGGGTGATTTGAGCGATCTTAAAACCACAGTCGATCAACTGCGCCAAAGCTTTGCCGGGCTCAACGAGGATCAGCAGCGCGCCAAGATCAGCGAGTGGAAAGACAAGCAGCTTGGCGCGACGCTGGCGGTCCAGGACGCTTACGACGATCTTGAAACATCAATCAAGTCATCAATGGTCAGCTTGTCCAATGTCCGGTCCCCGGAACACAGCAAGCAGCTGAAAGCGTTTGAAGAGTTGTCGACTCGCCTCAAGGAGGCGCGCGCCAATGGCCAGTCACTGACGCCGATTCTGGATGAGCTGGCGAGCAATCCCGGTGTGCGTCCCCAAGCTGCAAGAAATTGGACGGACCTGGCCGGCAAGGTCAGTGATGCCCAACAGGTGCTTGATCAAACAACTGAGCGCCTCGATGTGCTCAGCAATTCGCTCACCCGAAACACCACCGAGACGCAGCTCAATACCCAGGCCAAGGCGGGGATGACTGCCGGCGGGCAAAAATATCTGGCAACTCTGCAGTCGCAGCTGGCAAAGCTGCAGGACAACGGTGATGCAGTCAAGGAAGCGACCCGATACATCGAAGAGCATACTGACCTATCAGAAAGCGACAGGGTTGCGATTCTATCGACGGGCTATGCGCTTAAAGCCCAAGCCGCCGCAAACAAGGTTGCCACTCAGGCCACCAAAGAGAACACCTCGGCTGTCAAAGCCAATCAGAAAGCGTTCGACAGCACCGAAGAGGACTATCAGCGGCAAATCGAGCTGATCAACACCACCACCGACAAGCAGAAAAACGCCACTGAAGTATCGAAGCTGGCGTTCGAGATCACCAGTGGCAAGTTGGTTGGCATCAATGCCCTGCAGCAAAAACGACTTGAAGGTCTCGCTGTAGAGCTGGACAGTCTGAAACAGTTGAAGCAGGCCAACGAAGATGCCGCCAAGCTGGCTGCATTCGGCGCAACCCTGAAAGACACCAACCAAACGATCAGACAGGGCTACAGAATTGAATTATCCGGCGCAGGCTCCGGCGATAAGCTGAAAGAGCGTCTACAGGCTGATTTGGAAATCCAGCAGGAGCATGACAAGCAGGTTTCTGACCTGTTCAAGCAGCGCAATGCTGGAGATATCAGCAAGGAGCTCTACAAACAGGAAACCGAGCTGCTCAGCGAGGCACTCGCCGAACGCATGGTGATCCAGCAGGACTATTACAACCAGCTCGATGCCGCCCAGAGCAACTGGATGGACGGTGTGGGCGATGCTTGGAACAACTATCTGGATCAGAGTCGGGACATTTCCGGCCAGACCAAGGACATGTTCACCGATGCCTTCTCTGGCATGAATGACGCGCTGTACAACTTCGTGACCACCGGCAAGCTGTCCTTCTCAGATATGGCCGCGACGTTCGCCAGTTCTGCGCTGAAGATGCTTATTCAGTGGGGTACGGCTCAGGTAGCCATGGCTGCTCTGAACGCCTTCACCTCGACGGCAGCCATTCCTATCGTAGGCCCGTTTGCGGCGCCGGCGGCTGCAGCTTCCGCCCTGGGTGCGGCGGGCAGTTTCATGGGGATGATCGGCTCTGTGGCCGGTATGGCGCACGACGGCATCGATGCGGTACCGGAAACCGGCACTTGGTTGCTGCAAAAGGGTGAGCGGGTTACTACTGCTCAGACCAGTGCAAAGTTGGATCGTACGCTGGAGCAGGTCGCGCAAGGCGGAGGGGCAGGCGGGAAAGGCCTGACCGTAAATCTCATCGAGGACAGGTCTCGTGCAGGGCAAAGCGAGCGCGGTACCAATTCTGATGGCTCTGAATACCTGAACCTATGGGCAGCGCAGATTCGATCCGGAGGAAACGAGGCGTCAGATTCACTCGAGGCCGCCTACGGGCTGAAACGCCAAGCTGGATAG
- a CDS encoding DUF1833 family protein, giving the protein MSAIEQCYASGGDMIIKTVEVRAEGESATLLFSQGFDDWTCGTEDGRELTFPGVAMGDALPKSDGSGYQSLNIEIDNTLGNVQKVVEEYRLAGKRIYITHREYLLSDLSYPTSIYHLTVLDREYADNTAKFSCGFFDLLNIGYPRNKLTTLVAPGLKYI; this is encoded by the coding sequence ATGAGCGCAATCGAACAGTGCTACGCCTCTGGCGGCGACATGATCATCAAGACCGTCGAAGTCCGGGCAGAAGGAGAGAGCGCCACACTGCTGTTTTCTCAGGGCTTCGATGACTGGACGTGCGGTACCGAGGACGGCAGGGAGCTGACCTTCCCGGGTGTGGCGATGGGGGATGCGCTGCCCAAGAGTGATGGCAGCGGATACCAAAGCTTGAACATCGAAATTGATAACACTCTGGGCAACGTGCAGAAGGTCGTCGAGGAATACCGGCTTGCTGGGAAACGGATTTACATCACTCACCGCGAATACCTACTGAGCGATCTGAGTTATCCGACATCGATTTACCACCTCACGGTGCTGGATCGAGAGTACGCCGATAACACAGCCAAGTTTTCCTGCGGGTTCTTTGACCTGCTGAACATTGGGTACCCGCGAAACAAGCTCACCACATTGGTCGCACCTGGCCTGAAGTACATCTAA
- a CDS encoding host specificity factor TipJ family phage tail protein: protein MIEFFPNKMAGSAPMAAYTTDRRMTLEQWLIEQSPSYQRMESPPISIVLNDELIEAKRWHKVVFKPSDHVEIYREPKGTDPFSITYALFAGAKAVMKMMVPKMPGMPSNSTVQGSPLTEASAKGNKVKLGDTIRQIAGHQKVYPSYLAEPRTWFVSPREQWIEMLLYVSAGDLDIPISKIKVGETPLISLGADARVTIYPPGADVSGDTASMLWYNVAEVGASSSGSAGLQLTVSNSITPSARASAYQFNGDTISIPAGAGAFPVDWVSGLVIRALAYYEYTVIDGGAGRDIVQGPLEVLNPEVGMPIEVVGANGGLYIVNSYTPYAPAIPPGAGTASTLRGSSAPSRYDFDVTPLSFTVSRGGTAYPATLNTATTDLAGLVSALNAAKGAAPFIASASLGRLLITETSAFAGMPLTSTDTTLFGSSPISSTGTAPTSGSPEQTAEMTLNYDGGAPANGLALGTGLACIGPRGLRYRITASGSSIIEVERLTSAGAVDEDWPGFSYLESVNSVINLDPSSLQGGYRGPFVCAPVGEKVTAIEYSVFAANGLIGLGKKGDMYAISSGHQFEYRDADVAGAWTVLPKWVSGASRDAQGFTFRHELPYPMRPECRLKRLPKIGGANADEVNDDMMWYGLRGLRQIRPTSYPGMTVISAKIRGADRLSAQSESQVNLEATRILPLRNGGAWQAPAPTRDIVPWVLNVLKSLGYTDADIDLEEFDQLHASCVADGQLYDETIDASSIAKEALNNALACGWAELTIANGLIRPVRDEPRAVFEREYGPKTQTYSPQNMTTALKISGPLPSINDFDGVDVEFYSSKSWAWETVECRWPNDLGLKVEKVKLPGVTDRDRAYRWGMRRRGHQLFRSDTYTWATTLAGRNSGYLSFCAVASDTPGLCQSALLFGVQPVIDGLVLESSEPLDWSAGGAHKIGISRLDGTLSGPYPATQIDEFHVRVDDLDFVPSNDPALNSPRLLFGPADKWAYPVLVTSADPSGGNVSMKGMPYDARVYTYDHATAPD from the coding sequence GTGATCGAATTTTTCCCGAACAAGATGGCCGGCTCGGCGCCGATGGCCGCGTACACGACTGATCGGCGCATGACGCTGGAGCAGTGGCTGATCGAGCAGTCGCCCAGCTACCAGCGGATGGAGTCGCCTCCGATCAGCATTGTGCTGAATGACGAACTGATTGAAGCGAAACGCTGGCACAAGGTAGTTTTCAAGCCGTCTGATCATGTCGAGATCTATCGCGAGCCCAAGGGCACTGACCCCTTCAGCATCACCTACGCCCTGTTTGCAGGCGCGAAAGCGGTGATGAAGATGATGGTGCCGAAGATGCCCGGCATGCCTTCGAACTCTACTGTGCAGGGCAGCCCCCTGACCGAGGCCAGCGCCAAGGGCAACAAGGTCAAGCTGGGCGACACCATTCGCCAGATCGCTGGGCACCAAAAGGTATACCCGTCCTACCTGGCTGAACCACGCACCTGGTTTGTTTCTCCACGGGAGCAGTGGATCGAGATGCTGCTGTACGTCTCGGCGGGCGATCTGGATATTCCTATCAGCAAGATCAAGGTGGGTGAAACACCACTGATTTCGCTGGGTGCCGATGCTCGCGTGACGATCTATCCGCCTGGTGCGGATGTGTCGGGAGATACCGCATCGATGCTCTGGTACAACGTGGCCGAGGTGGGAGCGAGTTCGAGCGGATCGGCTGGCCTTCAGCTGACGGTTTCAAACAGCATCACTCCATCGGCGCGGGCTTCGGCCTACCAGTTCAATGGCGATACCATCTCGATCCCTGCGGGCGCGGGCGCGTTCCCTGTGGATTGGGTCAGCGGCTTGGTGATTCGTGCGCTGGCTTACTACGAATACACGGTCATCGATGGTGGGGCGGGTCGTGACATCGTCCAAGGCCCTTTGGAGGTGCTCAATCCTGAAGTCGGCATGCCGATCGAGGTTGTGGGTGCCAACGGCGGGCTGTACATCGTCAACAGCTACACGCCTTATGCGCCTGCAATACCGCCCGGCGCAGGTACGGCTTCAACGCTGCGGGGCTCCAGTGCTCCGTCGCGCTACGACTTTGATGTGACACCGTTGTCGTTCACCGTCAGCCGAGGCGGGACGGCGTACCCGGCCACCCTGAACACTGCGACAACCGATCTTGCCGGTCTGGTGTCGGCGCTCAACGCTGCCAAGGGCGCTGCGCCATTCATTGCCAGCGCCTCGCTGGGCCGACTGCTGATCACGGAAACGTCCGCTTTTGCCGGTATGCCGCTGACATCGACGGACACGACTCTTTTCGGCAGCAGTCCAATCAGCAGCACCGGCACTGCGCCAACCAGCGGGTCGCCTGAGCAGACCGCAGAGATGACCTTGAACTATGACGGCGGAGCGCCTGCGAATGGCCTTGCGCTGGGCACTGGCTTGGCCTGCATTGGTCCTAGAGGGTTGAGGTATCGCATCACAGCCTCCGGTAGTTCCATTATTGAAGTCGAGCGTCTGACCTCCGCAGGTGCCGTTGATGAGGATTGGCCTGGGTTCAGCTATCTGGAAAGCGTCAACAGCGTGATCAACCTCGACCCCTCCAGCCTGCAGGGTGGGTACCGCGGTCCCTTCGTCTGCGCTCCGGTCGGAGAGAAGGTCACCGCCATCGAGTATTCCGTCTTTGCGGCCAACGGCCTGATTGGTCTTGGAAAGAAAGGGGACATGTACGCTATTTCATCAGGCCACCAGTTTGAGTACCGGGATGCGGATGTGGCTGGTGCCTGGACGGTATTGCCGAAATGGGTGAGTGGAGCTTCACGTGACGCCCAGGGCTTTACCTTCCGCCATGAGCTGCCTTATCCAATGCGCCCTGAGTGTCGCCTCAAGCGCCTACCCAAGATCGGCGGCGCGAACGCTGACGAGGTCAACGATGACATGATGTGGTACGGCCTGCGCGGGCTGCGTCAGATTCGCCCAACCAGCTATCCGGGCATGACTGTCATCTCGGCCAAAATCCGTGGTGCTGACCGGCTCTCAGCGCAATCAGAGAGCCAGGTGAATCTGGAGGCCACCCGAATCCTCCCACTGCGCAACGGCGGCGCCTGGCAAGCACCTGCACCTACACGCGACATCGTGCCGTGGGTGCTGAATGTACTCAAATCGCTGGGTTACACCGACGCCGATATCGACCTTGAAGAGTTTGACCAGTTGCACGCGTCCTGTGTTGCCGATGGCCAGCTCTACGACGAGACGATTGATGCCTCAAGTATTGCCAAGGAAGCGCTGAACAATGCGCTCGCCTGCGGCTGGGCTGAGCTGACCATCGCTAACGGGCTCATCAGACCAGTCCGTGATGAGCCTAGAGCCGTATTTGAGCGCGAGTACGGCCCTAAGACCCAAACCTACTCACCGCAGAACATGACCACCGCCTTGAAAATCAGCGGGCCACTTCCTTCGATCAACGACTTCGATGGTGTGGACGTTGAGTTCTACTCCAGTAAGAGCTGGGCTTGGGAGACTGTCGAGTGCCGTTGGCCGAACGACCTTGGGCTGAAAGTCGAGAAGGTAAAACTGCCCGGGGTGACTGATCGAGACCGCGCCTATCGGTGGGGTATGCGCCGCCGGGGGCACCAACTGTTCCGATCGGATACTTACACCTGGGCGACCACGCTGGCCGGGCGTAACTCGGGTTACTTGAGCTTTTGCGCGGTTGCCAGTGATACACCGGGGCTTTGTCAGAGCGCGCTGTTATTTGGCGTTCAGCCGGTAATTGACGGGCTGGTACTGGAATCATCGGAGCCGCTGGATTGGTCTGCCGGCGGCGCCCACAAGATCGGAATCAGTCGCCTGGATGGCACGTTGTCCGGGCCTTATCCGGCCACTCAAATCGATGAGTTCCACGTCAGGGTCGATGACCTGGACTTCGTGCCCAGCAACGATCCGGCCTTAAATTCACCACGCCTGCTGTTTGGCCCTGCTGACAAGTGGGCTTACCCGGTGCTGGTGACCTCGGCCGATCCTTCCGGCGGCAACGTCTCAATGAAGGGAATGCCCTATGACGCCCGCGTTTACACCTACGACCACGCCACGGCGCCTGACTGA
- a CDS encoding acyltransferase family protein, with protein MTIHNKSIVYRPEIDGLRALAVLPVILFHAGFGLFSGGFVGVDIFFVISGFLITSILLREFEEGRFSIVGFYERRARRILPALFFVIACCLPVALIWMIPDDLKRLGQSLFAVMTFSSNFFFWKKTDYFSPGAEQQPLLHTWSLAVEEQYYVLFPLFLIFCWRFGKAKLFWVVAVVALSSLAFSEWAWRNQPIANFYLLPSRAWEMLAGSLLAFIPPVKSTSLRRGIIAEVLSLLGLCTILFSIFVYDGDVPFPSLYSLAPVVGAALLIAFSSRENFAGRLLSNKFFVGIGLVSYSAYLWHQPLISFQILILDSKNKFLSFSIVLASLILAYFTYKYIETPFRTKKIAGSRGSLFLTSSSAIALVALIGLGFHFSKGEVGLSYALEKEAMTQLGNDRWPYWENSACNERFPFKEKVGGWWFCMLKKDEKPNVFLLGNSHANDLYPALATTPAFESLNVLSAGTCNYLAEPQPDKKLGGNNPCASDAIVKQFAYTTSILEVDRPEFVFLNTSYPRNLSASEAKDFVRRAELRAEQIIGYGLKPIIVLPRPVLHEYHVKFCLNRPMVGRVKTCSVSQSEAMSYFSELSSEFKKLESSNKGIHFLSQENFFCDGSKCDFLRGGLPLIRDEKDEHLSSYGSKLFGLYIAAWAKNELPALVR; from the coding sequence ATGACTATTCATAATAAATCGATTGTTTACAGGCCAGAGATTGACGGCTTACGTGCCCTTGCAGTATTGCCCGTAATTCTGTTTCATGCCGGATTCGGGTTGTTTTCTGGAGGGTTTGTTGGTGTAGATATTTTTTTTGTTATTTCCGGATTTTTAATAACATCAATTCTTTTAAGGGAGTTTGAAGAGGGTAGGTTTTCAATTGTTGGGTTCTATGAGCGTAGGGCAAGAAGGATATTGCCGGCTCTATTTTTTGTGATTGCATGCTGTCTGCCAGTAGCTTTGATTTGGATGATTCCAGATGATCTGAAGAGATTAGGCCAAAGCTTGTTTGCGGTAATGACATTTTCATCAAACTTTTTTTTCTGGAAGAAAACTGATTATTTTAGTCCAGGTGCAGAGCAGCAGCCATTACTACATACATGGAGCTTGGCTGTTGAGGAGCAGTACTATGTGCTGTTTCCGTTGTTTTTGATTTTTTGCTGGAGATTTGGAAAGGCTAAACTATTTTGGGTTGTAGCGGTTGTTGCTTTATCTTCCCTGGCTTTTTCCGAGTGGGCTTGGAGGAATCAACCGATTGCTAACTTTTATCTCTTGCCATCCAGGGCCTGGGAAATGCTGGCGGGCTCTTTGTTGGCATTTATTCCCCCTGTAAAGTCCACTAGCTTGCGCAGGGGAATAATTGCAGAGGTTCTATCTCTGCTAGGGCTTTGTACGATACTGTTTTCTATCTTTGTATATGATGGAGACGTTCCTTTTCCCAGCTTATATTCCCTTGCACCCGTGGTCGGGGCTGCTCTATTGATTGCTTTTTCTTCGCGAGAAAATTTTGCCGGTAGACTGCTATCAAATAAATTTTTTGTTGGGATTGGGCTGGTCTCTTATAGTGCTTATCTATGGCATCAGCCATTGATAAGTTTTCAGATATTGATTCTGGATAGTAAGAATAAGTTTCTGAGTTTTTCAATTGTTTTAGCTTCGTTAATTTTGGCGTATTTCACATACAAATATATTGAAACTCCATTTAGAACAAAAAAAATAGCTGGCTCTAGAGGTTCGTTGTTTTTAACAAGCTCCAGCGCTATAGCTTTGGTTGCATTAATTGGCCTTGGGTTTCACTTTTCAAAAGGTGAAGTCGGGCTAAGCTATGCATTAGAAAAAGAAGCTATGACGCAGTTGGGGAATGATAGATGGCCCTATTGGGAGAACTCCGCTTGCAATGAGCGGTTTCCGTTCAAGGAGAAAGTGGGCGGCTGGTGGTTTTGCATGCTTAAGAAGGATGAAAAGCCTAACGTTTTCCTGCTTGGGAACTCCCATGCGAATGACTTATATCCAGCACTTGCAACAACCCCTGCGTTTGAAAGTTTGAATGTCCTGTCAGCTGGTACATGCAACTATCTTGCAGAGCCGCAGCCTGATAAGAAGTTGGGTGGGAATAATCCTTGTGCATCTGATGCGATTGTTAAACAGTTTGCATATACTACAAGCATTCTTGAGGTGGATCGGCCGGAATTTGTTTTTTTAAATACAAGCTACCCAAGAAATCTTTCAGCCTCTGAAGCTAAGGACTTTGTTAGAAGGGCAGAGCTAAGGGCAGAACAGATTATTGGTTACGGCCTTAAGCCGATTATAGTTTTGCCGCGACCCGTTCTTCATGAGTATCATGTTAAGTTTTGCTTGAATAGACCGATGGTTGGAAGGGTCAAAACCTGCTCGGTATCACAATCAGAAGCCATGTCTTATTTCTCGGAGTTGAGTTCTGAATTTAAAAAACTTGAGTCTTCAAATAAGGGGATTCATTTTTTAAGTCAGGAGAACTTCTTTTGCGATGGGTCTAAATGTGATTTTCTTAGGGGTGGGCTTCCATTAATTCGCGACGAGAAAGACGAGCATCTATCTAGCTATGGCTCGAAATTGTTTGGTTTGTATATAGCGGCATGGGCTAAGAATGAACTGCCGGCACTTGTGCGTTAG